cggcaagcaagtgaacctcggtaaaaaatcattgtgttcatcatttgattccgaggtgattggtcttcattggtattcattcttgtgattatttggctccttcctcgacatggcagtataaccttcttgctcactctctttactttaccgcaaactagttgtcaagctctttagtgtagctagttatgagagcttgttagtttggttagtgtggctctttagttagcctttgatagcacactaacttagtgtagtgtcatagctactgtgtggatagaaactatataaattagaattatggtaggtggcttgctttttagtaggctagcacaacacttgctttatctcataattgtctaaccgatttgttaagtgttgttgtagaattttaataggctattcacccccctctagccattaggacctttcagcggtgctctggagaagagctttggtgagggcattgtgctcgccccgtgggagccgcgaagagcaactttagtaaagcgtgtcattgagctaccctcacttttggggtaggttcttgcggtgtccgatgtgcgggcttggcgggtgatgccaattagccgcggaaccaccaagtgagcggtcgacacaacagggactagcgtgttggcaagcacatgaacctcgggagaaaaatcaccgtggtcaaccttgttcttcccgtttgtttgcatcctcgttacagaagcttgtaattactttcatatacattgtgcttgtgtagttgctcttgtatttagttaagcttgtgtagctcactagttaccttcttgcttgtgtagcatagaagtggctcccttgcgtggctaatttggtttgtgtaaccttgttagtcatattgcttagtttgtgtagttaagtatttacgctctctaatttggcattagttgccttgttattgagcattgctagtggagcttaggtggctttgtgcttttgcttactagcttgtgtaggagctcccttttttgcttaaagtactagtggcatatgtttgtgtgaccttgcttctagaattggttaggtgagctctagctagcccgcacctttgttgcttaattagtatctttggaaggtgctagagaacataaatagagggggtgtagtcttggctagactgatagttttaattccgcacttgtttcggttagccgacacgattaattttagaaaggactattcacccccctctagtccatcaTCTCAACCTTACACCATAgtaaattttcctagctatttaatatcttggattccttgtcatctatggggtattgcatttgggtagtatgatgcttgtgctcaactAAAgcaatgatcttgtaacttgactaatggaatattacaataaacactaaaagatgctttttagcaacatggaataggGGGTTAGAGCACTTGGGCTATtacttatggtgctctagatttcctCACCCAAAGGACTTattataagtgatcatccaggacttatagtacaactgtgagcgTCACATGgcctctggctttagtcaagtatgagaccttttctagcttgttagttgtTACCTTTATGACATAAAAGGGGCTTGCccaagttgggtataggacaacctctactcttatgtgtatagccatgaagggaattgtgccattcgaaggaggggttcctacatctgcttgcCACGTGaatcctagcggccctaacttggttagatgaacctttaaaaggcttcatagtgaaccctgccaaccttccttggtagtgggtcaagaggctgatcacctcaggtaaaagggtaaatcaacgactcacagtgaaagtgttacaacctctacagagtgtaaaactgtttaTAAACAtgctgtgctcacggtcacgagcagccttgggaACCATTATAGAATAGATaagaacactaatgatactgatgatacagATGCTCACTTATGATTATTGTtttttgctattcattattcatgtttacctgatcatgtggttatatgggcttatgataaatttgatgctactcaacTGCTTAAAATCATGAATCATTAAAAAGCTAATCAAAGTTTAacccagtgtcagccttttgagcctcatgaaccccatgttatatttgttgagtacgacatgtaacttacgcttgttttacttttcaaatTATTTGAATAAAAAAATCCTGGATTGattaccagattgctagagtttgaagaagtAAGGCTTGTGATCAACACAGTCAGTTgtcccctgtggaattggagttttcacccgaagatcggagttgtcttttccgctgtttgctgtctaaggttatatcatttatactaagtatgttatatattaagcattgtctattgatattacctctatttatagctatgtgtgagatttgattttctaggctcacatatggtgtgtatctggttttgtttttaaaaccggGGTGCTACAGTAGGTGGCCGCCTCCTGCGTGCCAAGGTTGGTGACTGCGTGGGTCATTGTCCGGCGAGAGCTCTGACCATGGGCGATGGCCGGGTAGTTTTGAGGTCGAAGATTAGGTTCCTTGTTGGGCGTTGGCCGTGCACCGAACCCACAAGGGAGGGCGGAGGCAATGAGCCTGATCGTGGACGATGCGTTGTAGCCGTTGTAGTTGCAAAGGAAGCGGAGGTAGTCCTCTTCCCCGGCCTCGTGGGAATTTACTCTAGTGTTGTGGATGAATTTATGCTTAAATAATGCAAAcaagcaaaatatttttttttggaaaattttaACAACAGTTGTATAATTGTGGATGAACTGTAATGCTTAAAGCAaaaaaaacttatttgcaaattTTAACCACATTGAATAACGTGGATGGGATTTAATGTCCAAATAAAGCACAGAAATATCGGTGTCATAGAAGGAAAACAGTGTCGCATAGGGAATCTGTGCATTTTGTAAAATAGAGGTATTCTGGTCATTTCACAGGACACTTGTTAGCCAGTAAAGCTAACTGTAGTGTCATATAAGGAAACAAATTCAGACACAGTGTCATACAAGGAATTTTGAACTTTTCAAGGCCATACAAGGAATAAGTGAGTTTCACATGGCCATACAGGTAATTCTCTTTAAAAATAGGATAATAGATGCAAAAAAGATGACTGAGTGTTGAATTCTTCGATCAGCCGTGAtcctgtgatatatatatatatatatatagagagagagagaggggatggTCATATCTCAATAGAAAACAAGTCCAAATCGTAATACTCAAATTTCCTATGTAAAAACACGTCAAAAACCGATATACAAAGAGTCCGGTTCGGACTATGGCAGGAAACCCGGCCTAGCCGGGTCCCAAACCAGTTAGGCTAGTTTCGTCAGGGAGGGGCGCAGCAACCCAGCACGGCGTGGCCGGCAGCGTTGGCCTGGCCGGTTAGGGAGCGCCAGCCAAGCCAGTTTGGCAGAGAAAGGCTCCATCTCCTCTCCCTTTGCTCCTTGAAGCCCAACGTGATCATCCAAAATATCTTGGGtattgctagcgcccggacgtccagaTGCTAGCCCCCGTTCGGACGCCCATGACTACCCCGCCACCTATGCAGGCTGCAGCGCCTCCCTGCCTACTGTGCCTGCTCGTGCCTGCTGCGCCTGCCTTACCTGCCCCCCGGCCCCCGCGACCTACCCTGGCCTCCACGCGCTCGTTGGCCGAGCTCAAACTGCCATGGcgagatggagggaagggaagtggaaggaaggggagggagggagaggagaggaggagggcgAGGCACGCCGCGCGAGGAACACATGAGGTAGGAGCCGAAGCACCACCACTTTCCACAGCCACCAACgcccattacaacatgtgcaacgtTCGATCTACTTTTGATACATTCAGATgagacatttgcaacatacgtgtctaacacagatgaaacacttgaaaacatgcAATTGAAAACATGACATACACTTGAAAACATAGGTTTGAAACGcctgaaacatttgaaaacaTATGCCaattcagatctacttttgcaatatccagatgaaatatttgaaacaaaagtcgaaaacacctgaaacactaaAAGACAGCGTTCGCCACGCGGCCACGGTCTACCTGGTGGGGGACTGAGGTATAGATTGGTGAGGAGGACAACGAGCAGATGGAGGCCGCCCTACGCGAGGCACTGGAGTGGCAACGACGAGGCCGAGCCGAGTAGGGAGGCCGAGGAGGGCCGCCGCCTAGAGGGGCCTCGCGAGGAGCGCCATCTCCCTATCTGTCCCTCACTGTACTGTAGTACTAGCAGTAGGATTTCAACCcgtggtggagaagatgaacaaaAAGTGGCGAGCTAGCTGGGTACGACACTAGGGGGGGGGGAGAAAGCGGCAAGGACGAAGAGGTGCCGGCGCGCGCAGCCGCAAAGATGTTGTGGTAGGGAGGAGGAGGCACTGGCAGGAGGTACGCTCCGGCTGCTACCTGGTTTgcttagatgaagatgaaggGAGACAAAGGATTGATGATTCTTATTTTTAATATAAGTATAATATATACTACTCGTACTCCCATAGTTAGGAGTACTAGCCAAGCGACAAGTCAGGAGAGTGGGCGCACGTCAATGTTCGGAAAGGATGGACGCGTAAGTCAGAGAACATTCTGAAATATCTTTTGGGCTTCTCTCGTAAACATATTCGTAAAGCCCTTGAGATAGTTTTATCGCCAACATATCCAACAAAAGAAATTCATCCAAAACGCTGTTATAAAAACCGTGGCCACACACTATAATATGCTTTTTATCCGTTTTCTTTTATCATTAAAATCATCTTTTCTCAGAACTGGACCTGCCGTGACCATTATAGGCGAAGCTCATATTTGACATTggcgattttttttttctctcggtTTAGGGGGGCGTCTGGGCGGCTCCACTCCAGAAATTCCCCACTTCCTCACTCGATCTCGCTTCCTCGGCACCGCCCAGcaaccggcgccggcgccggcgccgtcgaTCCCGAACGGCTGGTAAAACCCCCTATCACCTCCCATTCCCTGTAGTTTTCTCTCGCGCGCGTGCGCCCGCGCCGCGGCATTCCCTGACATCTCCACTCGATCCCCCAACTTCGCAGATCGAGGCTCCTCGGTGGCAATGGACTGCTCCAAGGGAAGCGCGGGCGCGGTGGCCGGCCTCCCTGAAGACCCCCTGGTGGAGATCCTTATCCGCGTCCCCTGCCAAGTCCGTCTGCCGTTTCAGGTGTGTGTCCCAAGGCCTGGCGCGACCTCATCGACGACCCTCTCAACCCGCAGGAAGCTCCCCCAAACCATGGAAGGGTTCTTCGTCGTAGACGAGCCGATGCGCAGCGTCGACGGTGACGTCGGACATTTATATTTTCGTCAACTTTTGGCGAGACCCGTGCCCCTCGACATTGATCGTTGCTTCTCCTTCCTGACGAAGCTGCCCGAGATTGAGGCCCTCGTCTACGGAGATTCCTGCAATGGGCTCCTCCTCTTGGAACACTCCTGGAAGCGGCAACCGGTTGACACACTCGGCGGCTATATCGTGTGCAACCCAGCAACAAAGCATTGGGCGACCGTCCCCCCTGTGGCTACTGTCAGCCATCAACACCTAATTCATCTAGGAACACCTTGTTGGCTTTCGATCCTGCTGTCTCCCCTCACTTTCACTTGATCCAGTTCTGGAAACTGGCCTGGGATGCTTACTCATCGGTGCACGCTTACTCATCTGAGACTGGGTTGTGGAGTCACGACCAAACTGACTTGGATGAACAGGGACAATTGGAAGGATGGCACCATCAGGGCGGACCAAATCAGGTGAGCCCTCAGCGAGCCTTTGTTAATGGCATCCTGCATTTGATAGTTTTGGATATGGGTCAACCTCAGATGGTTGCTGTGGATGTACAAGGGAAGACAAAAAAGATAATGGGGATGTGTTGGTACCCTATTCCTTATATTGGACAGTCCCAAGGACGCTTGCATTACATCAACCATGATTTTGATGCTCATGACTTTACACGGAAGCAGAGCTATGAACTGTTCATCTGGATCCTTGGATTATGATACACAAGAATGGGTGTTGAAGGATACAGTGAGCTTTCTTAAGCTCTTTGAATAATTACAGCAGTCAGGCAGGACTTTCGAATTGTTGCCATTCATCCTGATTGCAACGTGGTTTTCTTTCGTCAGCCCTTCAACAGATTGATAGCTTATGACATGGACCGTAAGGAAATGAGGGTTGTTGCATGTTTAGAAAATGAAAATTGGTATACGAATATTGCTCCTTATATCCCTTATTTCTCCGAGTCACCAGCGCTCACAGATAAGCACTGAAAGCGTATGCTCTAACCACGGGCAGCTAGCAACTTGGTTAGATTGTTGAATCATTGTATTGAACTTAGGTGAACGTTCGGTCTTGCTTGGATGTGTCCCTTTGTATGCTTTTGGTCGTCTTATTACTCAATACTGCAAGCCTACTGAGACCCTTATATGTAATGTATTTTTATGCTAGTCATACTAATGAATGGAGTTTCCCATGTTGAACAAAGTAAAAAATTTTGGCAATAAGCTATATCTTCAAGCTTCTTTTCACGGCTGTAGTAGTGAGTAATATTTACCCGTGAATTTGTTTCTTGGTCTTGTGTATTATGTTATGCTGAGCTAATACGACTTATCTTCTATATGTTGCGATGGTGCTAGTGCATGTATTGAACAGTTTGGGGGATTGAAGGTTTACAGTAACATCAAAAGCTTGAACCATTTTTTTGTTATTTATGTTGCTGAGCAATAACTTGAACCTTGTAATAGGCAGCTTCAAACAGAGCAAAGCTTGTAGTTGTAGATACTGATTGAGTGCTGTGGAaatgacaatttttttttaaatgataggACATGAAATAGATGCCCAGGTTCCATTTTAAAATTAAAATGAGTGTTCGACAACAGCCTGATATACTAGTATAATACAGACATTAACAATGCTCAACCCTACTGGTCCAATCCTTTGACACAAAAAATTGACAAAATGCAGAAGGTGAAGCAATACTTTCAGTTCAGCTGTGGTTGATGCTTACTCTGCAAGTTGCTTCTGTGTTTTGTGTTGGGTTTTGATTTGGCTTCATGTGATTGAATCAACTTTGTGTTTCCACAAATTGTGAACTCACTGGTGCTGTTGCAGTAATTTGGCCTCTGGCTCTACGTCGTGTTCAGCTCTGCATAGTTTTGGTGGCAACAGGCATAATAATAAACTCAAAAGAGTGTTAGGTTGGAGTTTGAAGCCTATTTTTGTTTCTTGTGCTGTGTTCAGATGCATCACAAAGTGTACATTGTGATTGTTAATTGCGCAGCGAGTTACACTGCATACTTTCAgctgtcttgatgcttactattTGCCATTGCTACTCTGCAAGTTGCTTCTGTGTTACATGGTACTGCGGCCTAAAGTCTCGACATTATAGTGGGACGGCCCTGTTTATTCACATGTTTAACCATGATTATCATTTCTGACCAAGGCGTGTTGAAAGACCCGGTTTCAGAATATTTGATGATTGTGAGTTTGCCACTAGCAGTGCAGTGGTTTTCAACATCGTATCCTATACTTCATATTTGTGATCACAGCATTTCTTGACCACTTTGTGCGTCCGATATCACGCAGTGCCATGATGTTTCAGCTGGTAACCACAAATGGGCTGCGGACCAAGTGCTTTCCATCTGACCATGTTATGGAACCTGACAGGGCGCCCTTGGCCgccgcgtcgtcgtcgccgtcgtcgttccTGCTGCGGGAGAAGGTCACCTGGAAGGCCAGCTTCTTCACGCTCCTGGTGAACTCGAGCTTACTGGGCGTGACCTTCACGTCCAGGCCGGCCGGCGCGCTGACGGCGACCGTGTAGGTGGGCGCCTCCTGCGCGCCGACGTTAGTGACGGCGCGGGTCACCGTCACTGTCCGGGTCGCTTTGCCGAGGAGCCCCGACACGGCGATGGACGGGTAGTTGAGGTCGGAGATGAGGTGCTTGCTGGCGTTGGCCGCGCGAGCGAACCCGCCGGGAGCGTGGAGCCGTTGATGAGCCTGACCGTGGACGCGTTGTAGCCGTAGTTGCAGAGGAAGCGGAGGTAGTCGTCCTCCCCGGCGTCGTACACCAGCCCGGGGTCCAGCGCGCCCGTCGGGTGCACCTGCCCGGCGCCGAGGTCGTACGGCGTCGCGGCGGACCCGGAGTCGGTCGTCATCGGCGCGCGCTCGTTGTTCAGCGTCGTCGCCGTGGTCATGATGGCCGACCGGATCTTCGCGGGGCTCCACGTCGGGTTCCACGCCTTGACGGTCGCGGCGGCACCGGCGACGTGCGGGCACGCCATGGACGTCCCGGACACGAGGTTGAACTGCGAGGCCTGCTTCTGCCCCGGCGGAAGCGACGACGGCGGGATCCACGACGCCAGGATGTTCACCCCCGGAGCCGCGATATCCGGCTTGAGGATGTTTCCGGTCTGAGATGATGGGCCCCTCGACGAGAAGTAGGCCACCACGGGCGCCGGCTTGTACTCCGTCACCGTGGCCGCCGGCGTGATCGTCGCCACCGGTTGGCTGCTTACAATCATTTCGTGACAGGTACTACGGCGTGAGGCCTAGCTGTCGCTTTTGGTTGCATAGCAATAAGGACCGACATGTATATACCTGGCGGAGGCGATGTACTTGTGGATGGCCGAAGCGGCAGCGGAGGTGACCTCGGTGACCGGGAAGTCCAGGTAGGCGGTGGCCACCGACCTCTCGGCGTCGTTCACCAGGATGCACCCCGCCGCCCCGTCGCTCTGGAGCTCGTCCGCCTTCTCCAGCTTGGACGTGTCGCTCTGCGAGTGGTGGCACATCACGATCTTCCCTCGTATCTTGCTGCTGTCCAGCGTGCCGGGCTCACAGTGGCTACATGACGATCATCAGAAAGTGAAACGGTGGTGCTGACGAGAAAAGTTGAGGATTTTGATCCGTAGTGAGATGAGTAAGTTACCTTGCTGAGTCAGTATCAGAAACTGAGCCAGACTTTGCGCTGCACACGGTGATCAATGGATACTTGGGGGATCTGTCCAGGTTCGAGAAGTTTAGCTACACCCTTGACGGCGCTGTTGTTTCCACCCAGCACGACGTTGGACTCGAAGTCGCGGTCGATGGTGGTGGCGGCGACGGTGAGGATCCATGGCGCCTCGTTGACGACGGTGGCGGCGTCGGGCCCGGAGTTCCCCGCCGAGCACACGACCATGACCCCCTTGGCGACGGCGTGGAAGGCGCCGATGGCGATGGGGTCCGCGGAGAAGTCCGGGCGGAAGAAGGGCGACGCGCCGAGGGAGACGGAGACGACGTCGACGCCGTCGGCGATGGCGTCGTCGAAGCCGGCGAGGATGGCGGACCCTGCGCAGCCCGACTCGGCGCAGACCCGGTACATGGCGACCCTGGAGCCCGCTGATCCGCCCTTCGCGGTCCCGGGGCCAGGCCGTAGTACGAGGCGCCCGTGACCGCGTTCCCGGCCGCCGTGGACGACGTGTGGGTGCCGTGCCCGACGTCGTCCCGCGGCGAGCCCCCGTCGCTCGGTGAAGGGCCCCGCACGCTTCTGAGGTCGTAGTATCTTGCTCCGATCAGCTTACTGCATGGTGCATGCGTCGGTGGTCGATCGGAACCATCATCAGAGAAACATGAAATGCATGGAcggggaaaaggagaagaaatggcgcGCGGTCACTTAACTTGTTGCAGTTGGATGAGTTGAAGTCATCCCCAGTCATCACACGCCCTCACACCGGCTAGGCACGGGCCCAAAGCCGGCGTCGTTGAAGCTGGGCGACTCGGGCCAGATGCCGGAGTCGAGCAAGCCGATGATGGTGTCCGTCGCCGGAGTCGACGACGACGGGTCGTCGGCGGGTGCGGCGGGCTTACTACTACCCTTATTCTTATTGCTGCTGCGTCGTCTAGCAGGGCCGGCGGAGTCGTCGGTCTTGACggcggccgtcgtcgtcgtctgcTGCAGGAAGTCCCAGGACCTGGTGGTGTGCAGCTGGTACACGGGGTCGGCGAACACGGAGACGACGCGGGGCTTCCGTCGGAGCGCGGCCGCCTCGTCCTTGGACAGCCGCGCCGCGAACCCGGAGAAGCCGTGCTTGTACTGGTGCACCACCACGCTGTCTGCCCTCCGCCCCCTGGATACAGCAACAGCATGCATGCCTTATTAGCTCGTGTAGTCGTGTGCTGCTGTGACGTGTGATGCGTATATAATGTAGTGGAGAAGCTAAGGACACCAAAAGGTGTTCGATGGCAGTCCTGTCCACCAGAGCGGCCTGATGGCGAGACAAATCAACAGGTAACAGCGGGGAACACGTGCATATATAGAGATAAAGCTCTGTGACGACGACGACCTCTTGAGCACCGTGCCGAGGAGGCGCAGGTGGCTTTGCAGGAGGAGGTCGGGGGAGGTCCGGGCGGCACGGCGCCCATGTACACGACGTACACCTGCGGCGACGACCTCCTCCCGTCGTCGCCGCGGCCTGCGCCGGCGGCGGCCAACGAAGCGAACACGGCGAGCAGCAACCACAGCATGGTGTTCGAGGACGACCTTGCCATATGCCTGCCTCGACCGAGACAGGAGGCTACTGCAGTGCACAACTAACGACGCTCTGGCTGTGCTCGATTGCCACGAGTTACTCTGCTTGTCTCTATATATAAGCGCAAGCGCTCGCGGTGTCCCGGCGGCCGGTCGATGCATTGCGTGGCTCGGTGGCTGTGGTTGCGCGGCCGCGGCTGAGGTGGTGCGTGCGTGCGTGGGCTGGGCTCTAGTGGTGCGGGCAGTGCCGGAGCGCACGTATGCCGCGCGCGCGGTGTGCACCGTGAACGCCAGTGTTGGAGTGGACGACGACTAGTGCACTAGTGAGCACCTTATCTCTCGACTCGAAGTGGCAGTGGCAGTGCTAGCTATAGCTAGGCCAAACCTTATTCTGTGTTGAGTGGCCGTGCCTAGCTAGGTAGTCCTTTGTCCTTTCTAGCTACATGCTTGGCTCAAAACAAATCATTCTCTTCAGGACATACCACACTGCTGTATGTACTACAGAGAAGACGAGAAGCGACATGCATGTAGGTACAGTCGGTTGAGATTTGAtaataaatatagaaaaaaaaaacgctCCGCGTCCGTCCTGTCCAGACGCCTTGCTCCGCTCATTCCCGCCTGCACCGCTCCCTCACTCCTGCACCGTTAGCTCCCGCACCACGCGCCCTCGCCTTGCCCGTGCCGCGTGCCATGACCACCACGGGTCTCCATCTGCCAATGCCGTTCGCCCCCGTCCGCTCGGATTTGACACCTCCACGTCGCCGAGCGCCGCAGTAGCCACTCCATCCATCTGCACCACATTGGGGCGCATCTATCCTCCTACAGCGACCGTCTCCACCGCGTCAGGTGCCTCCACCACGTCAGGTGCTGCCATTTGCTGTCGTTGCCGTATCCACCGCGTCAGTTTTGTCGTGCTGTCTGCGTCATGTTGTGCTAAAAACgcgtgttgcaaacgtatgttccaggtgttttaaatattttagaggtatgttgtaagtgtttcatatggatattgcaaaGGTAGATCCGGCTGTTGCGCATGttacaatggctatacatgtatatTGCAAGAGTTTGTTCGAAATGTTTTTATCTATTTAAGACAAATGTTGAAGTGttatatctggatgttgcatatatgttgcaatggctatgttgAAGTGCACGTTCTAAATGTTTTaactatttcagacgtatgttgcaattgttttatttgaatattgcaaaagtagatctagatagGGTTGTCGAGCGAGGAAGAGAAAGCTAGCGCAGGAGCCATGGCGGCGTTAGCTGGTAAGCTGGCGGCAGCGCTCCACTGGAGGATGCATAGGGTCACGTCCGCACTGGTGTACGCGGCCCTAGAGTGGGTTCTCATCGCGTTGCTCCTAAATCAACGGCCTACTCGTCTACGCCATCACCATGTTCACGGTGTACTTCGGGCTTCGTCGGGCGTGGGCAAGGGAGCTTCATTGGGCGCGGGCATGGGAGTTCTGTTCGGATAGACGCCTTGTCCAGAGCAGGATGGGCATGGACGCGGGTGTTGCGTCAGGCGTAACGCAGAAGCTGCGTTTGGAAGGACGTCGTGTCCGGACGTCTAGGTGCTAGTTGTcgatgtttcgagtaaacaccaatgagtaaatttgtgttattgcgtgtctgacctggatggtgtgctaaaagatacAAGGTTTAGTACTGGcgcgggcagaatgtccctacgtctagttcgtggctgctgcttgtgttattagcactaaaaagtttatagtaggggttataaatgggtgagagaaggacatgtctcaagtctctgatggaaaggccgaacgggtgctgagagcttgaatgctgctcagctatgtgtgatgtgatgcgtgaTATATtgaatcgatccccttagtggagtactctgctttcccttttatagaccaaaggagaggagagattacagatgggagaaaagaatAAAATCAGAGGCAAAGGAAGTCCGCCAAGGACGTcgagtcttccttttcctctatgtGGGTCCTGTTGACATGGTAGGAGGCGACAGGGACAGCCCCACACCGGGCGCACGTCCGCTGATCCTGACAGGGCTATGCTGGGCGTCtgtccgctgatgatgccatgtcctggcattgtGAGCGGGTCatcacgtcccatcccgccctgGTGGGCGACGCGGCGGACCAACATGCCGATTAGCGACCATACAGGGAGCCAGCAGCACAATAACTACACGTCTGTTACAGCGGGCGATGCGAGTTTCCTTCTGGACCATAGTGATTGTTGTGAGCTTCTGTAAGGATCTATGCCTGAGGGCAATtgacgacgcccacaacactgtaaggcaaatgtcggtgcccacaacacagTTTGGggtctgacatgcctagaaggttataAAATACCCTTCTAATATGACCTAATGGTACTATcccacaggtgtacagggtacggtcctcggtattgcgattGACTTTGAGCttttgccttatctgctccgccaaGTTCTTGGGTCGGTATTGTGGTAATGTCATCATAGGCGTCGGGAgaagcagagccaaccctcagacttCAGGCaaagtggagccagccctcagatgtcgggcgaggcggagtccgtcctcagacatcgggcgaggcggagcctgcccttagacgtcgggcgaggtggagccaaccctcgaggttaggcgaggcggagcctgccctcagacatcaggcaaggtggagccagccctcaggggtcgggcgaggcagagcctgccctcagacgtcgggcgaggcagagccagccctcag
Above is a genomic segment from Miscanthus floridulus cultivar M001 chromosome 3, ASM1932011v1, whole genome shotgun sequence containing:
- the LOC136543762 gene encoding uncharacterized protein, which gives rise to MDCSKGSAGAVAGLPEDPLVEILIRVPCQVRLPFQRLYRVQPSNKALGDRPPCGYCQPSTPNSSRNTLLAFDPAVSPHFHLIQFWKLAWDAYSSVHAYSSETGLWSHDQTDLDEQGQLEGWHHQGGPNQVSPQRAFVNGILHLIVLDMGQPQMVAVDVQGKTKKIMGMCWYPIPYIGQSQGRLHYINHDFDAHDFTRKQSYELFIWILGSVRQDFRIVAIHPDCNVVFFRQPFNRLIAYDMDRKEMRVVACLENENWYTNIAPYIPYFSESPALTDKH